One Terriglobales bacterium genomic region harbors:
- a CDS encoding four helix bundle protein: protein MRITSAKDLVVYRKAYKLAMSVFDMSKHFPAEERYALTGQIRRSSRSICLNLREAWAKRRYEAHFVSKLTDCDGENAETDSSLDFAKDCGYITNDQHAESTAMCSEIGRMLGSMIKNPASFLTADSLNAFDSQPSAPDF from the coding sequence AAGATCTGGTGGTGTATCGCAAAGCCTACAAACTTGCGATGTCGGTCTTCGACATGAGCAAGCATTTCCCCGCGGAGGAGCGCTACGCTTTGACGGGACAAATTCGAAGATCTTCTCGGTCCATTTGCCTGAATCTTCGCGAGGCGTGGGCCAAGCGGCGCTATGAAGCCCATTTTGTCAGCAAGTTGACCGATTGCGACGGCGAGAACGCGGAGACTGATTCCTCGTTGGATTTTGCCAAGGACTGCGGCTATATCACCAACGACCAGCACGCTGAATCGACCGCGATGTGTTCAGAGATTGGGAGGATGCTTGGATCCATGATCAAGAACCCAGCTTCCTTTCTGACCGCTGATAGCCTCAACGCATTCGACTCACAGCCATCGGCCCCCGACTTCTGA